Proteins from one Streptococcus mitis B6 genomic window:
- a CDS encoding choline-binding protein Cbp7: MMKMKTVLVSALSILVVGSTALVNVQEVMADTPNIAKSDYDPSKVKNLKVQMNLSQDTSSGKLKITASIDTFPEGMNEVSIPFFLFNVKTQVTEKFPGLADAIFTPSQPSVTREYDMNQANLNAFADGEYRIVLRDWKQPPYGYYRYYGHTEIVTIQDHKMVGTGTHIDQAKNGWFGNSYYKNGVKARNEYIRSSDRRGVYYVDSDGNLVENKWFGNFYFKPGGLMAQQEWIYDKNYGAWYYILAQSGYVKNAWIGNYYLKSDGKMAQSEWIYDNYYKSYYYLTSNGSYARNAWIGNYYLKSNGKMAKSEWIYDRNYGAYYYLTSEGSYARNTWVGDYYLKANGKMAVNERTPDGYRVDGSGKWIR, from the coding sequence ATGATGAAAATGAAAACAGTATTAGTCTCGGCCTTGTCTATTTTAGTCGTAGGCTCTACAGCTCTCGTTAACGTTCAGGAAGTAATGGCTGACACTCCTAACATTGCTAAATCCGACTATGATCCTTCTAAAGTTAAGAATTTAAAAGTACAGATGAATTTGAGTCAAGATACAAGTTCGGGAAAATTAAAGATTACAGCTAGTATTGATACCTTCCCGGAAGGAATGAATGAGGTTTCTATTCCCTTCTTCTTATTTAATGTTAAAACTCAAGTGACTGAAAAGTTCCCTGGATTAGCTGATGCTATTTTTACACCTAGTCAACCAAGCGTGACAAGGGAATATGATATGAATCAGGCTAATTTGAATGCTTTTGCGGATGGCGAGTATCGAATTGTTTTGAGAGATTGGAAACAGCCTCCGTATGGTTACTATCGTTATTATGGTCACACTGAGATTGTTACCATCCAAGACCATAAAATGGTTGGAACAGGTACTCATATCGATCAGGCAAAAAATGGCTGGTTCGGTAATTCATACTATAAAAATGGAGTTAAAGCAAGAAACGAATATATTCGCAGTTCTGATAGAAGAGGAGTATATTATGTAGATTCGGATGGTAACTTGGTTGAAAATAAATGGTTTGGGAATTTCTACTTTAAACCTGGTGGTTTAATGGCACAGCAAGAGTGGATTTACGATAAAAATTATGGGGCCTGGTACTATATATTAGCTCAATCAGGATATGTAAAAAACGCTTGGATTGGGAATTACTACCTCAAATCTGATGGTAAAATGGCTCAGAGTGAGTGGATTTATGATAATTACTATAAATCATATTACTATTTAACATCAAATGGAAGCTACGCTCGAAACGCTTGGATTGGAAATTACTATCTCAAATCGAATGGTAAAATGGCCAAGAGTGAGTGGATTTATGACAGAAATTATGGAGCTTATTATTACTTAACTAGTGAAGGTAGCTATGCCCGCAATACTTGGGTAGGCGATTACTATCTTAAAGCTAACGGTAAGATGGCTGTTAATGAACGTACACCAGATGGTTACCGTGTAGATGGCTCAGGTAAATGGATTCGCTAG